The following proteins come from a genomic window of Alosa alosa isolate M-15738 ecotype Scorff River chromosome 2, AALO_Geno_1.1, whole genome shotgun sequence:
- the LOC125287608 gene encoding acidic fibroblast growth factor intracellular-binding protein B-like isoform X2, with product MSVELDVFVGNNTIMDEDVYQLWLDGYAVNDAVRLRMETGALRDCDVSSDVVHSDTMDQFRTFHMCEKLLHCPAKLGNQLLFQIPPQKQAMMIERYYQFDSAFAREVLGKKLSKGVKKDLDDISSKTGIGVKSCRRQFDNFKRVFKVVEELKGPLVDNVKRHFLLSDSLAKDYAAIVFFANSRFETGKRKLQYLSFQDFAFCAGQLISYWTVGAVDNMMEDMDVDLETEFLHNLKDLKVLINDKDLLDQHKSLVCAQLRGKIKVFSEMEANFKFIEPCRSDKWSVGDLRLFLSHYSSTAHMLETFRFEPIWDRYMGVIKSCILKMYHD from the exons ATGTCGGTGGAGCTGGATGTGTTTGTGGGAAACAACACGATCATGGATGAGGACGTCTACCAACTTTGGCTGGATGGATATGCAG tGAATGATGCTGTGCGACTGCGTATGGAGACGGGGGCGTTGCGTGACTGTGACGTGAGCTCAGACGTGGTGCACAGCGACACCATGGACCAGTTCCGAACCTTCCACATGTGTGAGAAGCTGCTGCACTGCCCggccaaactgggcaaccagctgCTCTTCCAGATCCCTCCGCAGAAACAGGCCATGATGATAGAGAG GTACTATCAGTTCGACAGCGCCTTTGCCAGGGAGGTGCTGGGCAAGAAGCTGTCCAAGGGTGTGAAGAAGGACCTGGACGACATCAGCTCCAAGACCGGCATCGGCGTGAAGAGCTGCAGACGGCAG TTTGACAACTTCAAACGAGTGTTCAAAGTGGTGGAGGAGCTCAAGGGCCCCCTAGTGGACAATGTGAAGCGTCACTTCCTGCTCTCTGATTCTCTGGCCAA GGATTATGCTGCCATCGTGTTCTTCGCCAACAGTCGATTTGAGACGGGCAAGAGGAAGCTCCAGTACCTGTCCTTCCAGGACTTCGCCTTCTGCGCTGGGCAGCTCATCAGCTACTGGACCGTGGGCGCTGTTG ATAACATGATGGAGGACATGGACGTGGATCTGGAGACGGAGTTTCTGCACAACCTGAAAGATCTGAAGGTCCTCATCAATGACAAGGACTTGCTGGACCAACACAAGAG TTTGGTGTGTGCCCAGTTAAGAGGGAAGATAAAAGTCTTCAGTGAAATGGAGGCAAACTTTAAG TTCATTGAACCGTGCAGGTCCGACAAGTGGTCTGTGGGGGATCTgcgtctcttcctctctcactacTCAAGCACAGCGCACATGCTCGAAacattcag GTTTGAGCCCATCTGGGATCGCTACATGGGCGTCATTAAGAGCTGCATCCTGAAGATGTACCACGACTGA
- the LOC125287608 gene encoding acidic fibroblast growth factor intracellular-binding protein B-like isoform X1: protein MSVELDVFVGNNTIMDEDVYQLWLDGYAVNDAVRLRMETGALRDCDVSSDVVHSDTMDQFRTFHMCEKLLHCPAKLGNQLLFQIPPQKQAMMIERYYQFDSAFAREVLGKKLSKGVKKDLDDISSKTGIGVKSCRRQFDNFKRVFKVVEELKGPLVDNVKRHFLLSDSLAKDYAAIVFFANSRFETGKRKLQYLSFQDFAFCAGQLISYWTVGAVDNMMEDMDVDLETEFLHNLKDLKVLINDKDLLDQHKSLVCAQLRGKIKVFSEMEANFKTLSRALVNIAAKLTHSKDVRDLFIDLVEKFIEPCRSDKWSVGDLRLFLSHYSSTAHMLETFRFEPIWDRYMGVIKSCILKMYHD, encoded by the exons ATGTCGGTGGAGCTGGATGTGTTTGTGGGAAACAACACGATCATGGATGAGGACGTCTACCAACTTTGGCTGGATGGATATGCAG tGAATGATGCTGTGCGACTGCGTATGGAGACGGGGGCGTTGCGTGACTGTGACGTGAGCTCAGACGTGGTGCACAGCGACACCATGGACCAGTTCCGAACCTTCCACATGTGTGAGAAGCTGCTGCACTGCCCggccaaactgggcaaccagctgCTCTTCCAGATCCCTCCGCAGAAACAGGCCATGATGATAGAGAG GTACTATCAGTTCGACAGCGCCTTTGCCAGGGAGGTGCTGGGCAAGAAGCTGTCCAAGGGTGTGAAGAAGGACCTGGACGACATCAGCTCCAAGACCGGCATCGGCGTGAAGAGCTGCAGACGGCAG TTTGACAACTTCAAACGAGTGTTCAAAGTGGTGGAGGAGCTCAAGGGCCCCCTAGTGGACAATGTGAAGCGTCACTTCCTGCTCTCTGATTCTCTGGCCAA GGATTATGCTGCCATCGTGTTCTTCGCCAACAGTCGATTTGAGACGGGCAAGAGGAAGCTCCAGTACCTGTCCTTCCAGGACTTCGCCTTCTGCGCTGGGCAGCTCATCAGCTACTGGACCGTGGGCGCTGTTG ATAACATGATGGAGGACATGGACGTGGATCTGGAGACGGAGTTTCTGCACAACCTGAAAGATCTGAAGGTCCTCATCAATGACAAGGACTTGCTGGACCAACACAAGAG TTTGGTGTGTGCCCAGTTAAGAGGGAAGATAAAAGTCTTCAGTGAAATGGAGGCAAACTTTAAG ACCCTCTCCAGGGCTCTGGTCAACATCGCTGCCAAGCTCACCCACTCCAAAGACGTGCGGGACCTGTTCATAGACCTCGTGGAGAAG TTCATTGAACCGTGCAGGTCCGACAAGTGGTCTGTGGGGGATCTgcgtctcttcctctctcactacTCAAGCACAGCGCACATGCTCGAAacattcag GTTTGAGCCCATCTGGGATCGCTACATGGGCGTCATTAAGAGCTGCATCCTGAAGATGTACCACGACTGA
- the LOC125287608 gene encoding acidic fibroblast growth factor intracellular-binding protein B-like isoform X4 — translation MSVELDVFVGNNTIMDEDVYQLWLDGYAVNDAVRLRMETGALRDCDVSSDVVHSDTMDQFRTFHMCEKLLHCPAKLGNQLLFQIPPQKQAMMIERYYQFDSAFAREVLGKKLSKGVKKDLDDISSKTGIGVKSCRRQFDNFKRVFKVVEELKGPLVDNVKRHFLLSDSLAKDYAAIVFFANSRFETGKRKLQYLSFQDFAFCAGQLISYWTVGAVDNMMEDMDVDLETEFLHNLKDLKVLINDKDLLDQHKRFEPIWDRYMGVIKSCILKMYHD, via the exons ATGTCGGTGGAGCTGGATGTGTTTGTGGGAAACAACACGATCATGGATGAGGACGTCTACCAACTTTGGCTGGATGGATATGCAG tGAATGATGCTGTGCGACTGCGTATGGAGACGGGGGCGTTGCGTGACTGTGACGTGAGCTCAGACGTGGTGCACAGCGACACCATGGACCAGTTCCGAACCTTCCACATGTGTGAGAAGCTGCTGCACTGCCCggccaaactgggcaaccagctgCTCTTCCAGATCCCTCCGCAGAAACAGGCCATGATGATAGAGAG GTACTATCAGTTCGACAGCGCCTTTGCCAGGGAGGTGCTGGGCAAGAAGCTGTCCAAGGGTGTGAAGAAGGACCTGGACGACATCAGCTCCAAGACCGGCATCGGCGTGAAGAGCTGCAGACGGCAG TTTGACAACTTCAAACGAGTGTTCAAAGTGGTGGAGGAGCTCAAGGGCCCCCTAGTGGACAATGTGAAGCGTCACTTCCTGCTCTCTGATTCTCTGGCCAA GGATTATGCTGCCATCGTGTTCTTCGCCAACAGTCGATTTGAGACGGGCAAGAGGAAGCTCCAGTACCTGTCCTTCCAGGACTTCGCCTTCTGCGCTGGGCAGCTCATCAGCTACTGGACCGTGGGCGCTGTTG ATAACATGATGGAGGACATGGACGTGGATCTGGAGACGGAGTTTCTGCACAACCTGAAAGATCTGAAGGTCCTCATCAATGACAAGGACTTGCTGGACCAACACAAGAG GTTTGAGCCCATCTGGGATCGCTACATGGGCGTCATTAAGAGCTGCATCCTGAAGATGTACCACGACTGA
- the LOC125287608 gene encoding acidic fibroblast growth factor intracellular-binding protein B-like isoform X3 yields MSVELDVFVGNNTIMDEDVYQLWLDGYAVNDAVRLRMETGALRDCDVSSDVVHSDTMDQFRTFHMCEKLLHCPAKLGNQLLFQIPPQKQAMMIERYYQFDSAFAREVLGKKLSKGVKKDLDDISSKTGIGVKSCRRQFDNFKRVFKVVEELKGPLVDNVKRHFLLSDSLAKDYAAIVFFANSRFETGKRKLQYLSFQDFAFCAGQLISYWTVGAVDNMMEDMDVDLETEFLHNLKDLKVLINDKDLLDQHKSSLNRAGPTSGLWGICVSSSLTTQAQRTCSKHSGLSPSGIATWASLRAAS; encoded by the exons ATGTCGGTGGAGCTGGATGTGTTTGTGGGAAACAACACGATCATGGATGAGGACGTCTACCAACTTTGGCTGGATGGATATGCAG tGAATGATGCTGTGCGACTGCGTATGGAGACGGGGGCGTTGCGTGACTGTGACGTGAGCTCAGACGTGGTGCACAGCGACACCATGGACCAGTTCCGAACCTTCCACATGTGTGAGAAGCTGCTGCACTGCCCggccaaactgggcaaccagctgCTCTTCCAGATCCCTCCGCAGAAACAGGCCATGATGATAGAGAG GTACTATCAGTTCGACAGCGCCTTTGCCAGGGAGGTGCTGGGCAAGAAGCTGTCCAAGGGTGTGAAGAAGGACCTGGACGACATCAGCTCCAAGACCGGCATCGGCGTGAAGAGCTGCAGACGGCAG TTTGACAACTTCAAACGAGTGTTCAAAGTGGTGGAGGAGCTCAAGGGCCCCCTAGTGGACAATGTGAAGCGTCACTTCCTGCTCTCTGATTCTCTGGCCAA GGATTATGCTGCCATCGTGTTCTTCGCCAACAGTCGATTTGAGACGGGCAAGAGGAAGCTCCAGTACCTGTCCTTCCAGGACTTCGCCTTCTGCGCTGGGCAGCTCATCAGCTACTGGACCGTGGGCGCTGTTG ATAACATGATGGAGGACATGGACGTGGATCTGGAGACGGAGTTTCTGCACAACCTGAAAGATCTGAAGGTCCTCATCAATGACAAGGACTTGCTGGACCAACACAAGAG TTCATTGAACCGTGCAGGTCCGACAAGTGGTCTGTGGGGGATCTgcgtctcttcctctctcactacTCAAGCACAGCGCACATGCTCGAAacattcag GTTTGAGCCCATCTGGGATCGCTACATGGGCGTCATTAAGAGCTGCATCCTGA
- the fosl1b gene encoding protein c-Fos: MPGLSGNFPNPHGSGESMLISGPNQTCAGLLQTSSGQTPCETAQTQQVQQKVTGPTMSSPTLDVITSSQDLRWLLQSSLWTQPDSSWQTLASFMPHEEPIGRPPGPRPSCCHARPRCPGATGKTRTKVAGRLDDKVSQEEAERRRLRRERNRMAAAKCRNRRRELTDTLQSESDQLESVQTRLQEEIAGLEREKEKLELVLEAHKPICRMPHSKHNYHHEEEEEKEEEGHSGCV; encoded by the exons ATGCCTGGACTGAG TGGGAATTTTCCAAATCCTCACGGGAGTGGAGAGAGCATGTTAATCTCCGGCCCAAATCAGACCTGTGCTGGACTTCTGCAAACTTCTTCGGGACAAACCCCGTGTGAAACTGCGCAGACGCAACAGGTGCAACAG AAGGTTACGGGGCCAACCATGTCAAGTCCCACTCTGGATGTCATCACATCCAGCCAAGACCTCCGCTGGCTTCTGCAGTCCTCTCTCTGGACCCAGCCCGACTCTTCATGGCAGACGCTGGCCTCGTTTATGCCCCACGAGGAGCCCATCGGTCGTCCTCCGGGCCCGAGACCCAGCTGCTGCCACGCACGCCCACGCTGTCCCGGTGCCACGGGCAAAACAAGGACAAAGGTTGCGGGCCGTCTGGATGACAAA gtGTCTCAGGAGGAGGCAGAGCGGAGGAGGCTACGCAGGGAGCGTAACCGCATGGCTGCTGCCAAGTGTCGAAACCGCCGCCGCGAGCTCACCGACACCCTGCAGAGC GAGAGTGACCAGCTGGAGAGCGTCCAGACGCGGCTGCAGGAGGAGATCGCCGGTCTGGAGCGGGAGAAGGAGAAGCTGGAGCTGGTGTTGGAGGCACACAAGCCCATCTGCAGGATGCCCCACAGCAAACACAACTAccatcacgaggaggaggaggagaaggaggaggaagggcaCTCTGGCTGTGTGTAA
- the tmem223 gene encoding transmembrane protein 223 translates to MGLLCLLSGASGRSCFITRRILNVVQLRTLRTTAKNHMQKERPQWVFNSSIHTPQSQPSRQTYLRCLMARWITFRSMCRLNECKLWTRSRKQHGQWIDTVSKDSRTGLSTFSTNTAVAKDIILFEHDRTRFFRFLAFFCGGQFLFWTYLAHFAFTALRDTRGGANEAKKVRTELGGWFSFDMNLGSNAWRFGFTVACLAIGGGIIGLGILFSRRSVSRVILHKGGGMVTVSTQSPFGMSNARSMTMPLSQVACHAHRHESPSFIPLKVKGQKFYFLLDKEGKINNVKLFDITVGAYRPF, encoded by the exons ATGGGTTTGTTATGTCTGCTGTCTGGTGCCTCCGGTCGCTCGTGTTTTATCACTCGGCGAATCTTAAATGTTGTACAACTGAGGACTCTCAGGACAACTGCTAAGAATCATATGCAAAAGGAACGACCTCAGTGGGTGTTTAATTCTTCGATTCATACCCCACAGAGCCAGCCGTCACGCCAGACTTATCTTAGATGTTTAATGGCTCGATGGATAACGTTCAGGAGCATGTGTCGGTTAAATGAGTGCAAACTATGGACCCGGTCGAGAAAGCAGCACGGACAATGGATTGACACTGTCAGTAAAGACTCAAGAACGGGACTTTCCACCTTTTCCACAAACACAGCTGTTGCCAAAGACATTATCTTGTTTGAGCATGACCGTACCAGATTCTTCAGATTTCTGGCTTTCTTCTGTGGGGGGCAGTTTCTTTTCTGGACATATTTAGCCCACTTCGCCTTCACTGCCCTGCGAGACACGAGGGGTGGTGCTAATGAGGCAAAGAAGGTTAGAACCGAACTTGGCGGATGGTTTAGTTTCGACATGAATTTAGGATCAAATGCATGGAGGTTTGGATTTACCGTAGCATGCCTGGCAATCG GTGGCGGAATAATTGGACTGGGCATTCTATTCTCCCGTCGCTCCGTCAGCCGTGTGATTCTGCACAAAGGTGGCGGGATGGTGACCGTGTCCACGCAGTCACCGTTTGGGATGAGTAATGCCAGGAGCATGACCATGCCCCTGTCTCAGGTGGCCTgccacgcacacaggcacgagTCCCCTTCTTTCATACCTctcaaggtcaaaggtcaaaaatTCTACTTCCTGCTGGACAAAGAAGGGAAGATAAACAATGTGAAACTTTTCGACATCACTGTTGGAGCATACAGACCCTTTTGA